The Salvia miltiorrhiza cultivar Shanhuang (shh) chromosome 1, IMPLAD_Smil_shh, whole genome shotgun sequence genome has a window encoding:
- the LOC131025912 gene encoding general transcription and DNA repair factor IIH subunit TFB5, with amino-acid sequence MVNAIKGLYITCDIPMAQFIINMNASLPQSQKFIIHVLDNTHLFVRSDMAGMIKSAIATFRDQNTYEKPSN; translated from the exons ATGGTGAATGCTATAAAGGGATTGTACATCACATG TGACATTCCCATGGCTCAATTCATCATTAACATGAATGCTTCTCTGCCGCAGTCGCAGAAGTTTATAATACATGTATTGGACAATACTCATCTTTTTGTGCGGTCGGATATGGCTGGTATGATTAAAAGCGCCATTGCAACTTTCAGAGATCAGAATACATACGAGAAGCCCTCTAATTAA